The following is a genomic window from Pseudophryne corroboree isolate aPseCor3 chromosome 3, aPseCor3.hap2, whole genome shotgun sequence.
TGAGCATTTTATACTCATGGTTCTGGCGTTCCATGTCTGAACGGAGGTCACCAAGTTGTGCCTCATAACTGCCAATTAACGCTTGAATTTGTGACAGTTGCGCACCAAATCGTGCTTCTGTTTCTGAAAGAGTACCTTCAAGGGATGATTTCTGTAGACAGAAGGATAATATATTATAATAATGAATATTCTTCAGTAAAACATCAGTGCCTTTCTTCTCTTGTAACCAATCAAACTACGCTGGCATCCCAGTTTTTGGGAAATCTAAACTTTCAAGCATTTTATTCTTGGAGACATATTAATTAGCCGTGGGGTTTACCCTGCAGCTCATTGTCTGCACCCATTGGAATGAGCTTTTGCCATTGCTTTCATTTTCCACAAACAGTCCAACAATACTAACCATACTTAGTTGAGACTGGAGTTCTATCTCAAGCCCTTGGAGCGTGCGTCTTAGGTCTGTGATTTCTGTCTTGCTGGTCTGGATCAGTTCTGTGTGTGTGGCAACTTCCTTGTTCAGTTCTTCAGTCTACACAATTGAAGAGAAATATGTTTTGATTACATAGGAAGTATAGTAGCTTAGAAAAGTTATACAAAATGTTTTGCTTTTCAGTTTTGACTGCTGTAAATTATCACACTACCTTAGTGAAGAACCAAGCTTCAGCATCCTTGCGATTTTTCTCAGCCATCAGCTCATACCGATCTCTcatatcagccaaaatcttgctcaTATCCACACCTGGTGCCGAGTCCACTTCAACACTGACTTGACCACCGGTTTGTCCACGTAACGCGTTTATTTCCTGAATGAGACATTAAAAGTTTGAAAATTATACCACCACTCTAAATAAAACTCCAAAAAATGTGTATAGACATCTTACTTTTCATGACATATCCTCAAATTATTTCtataattgttttttatttttttcaaatatctGGTGAACAATTTCTTTGTAGACTTCACCTAGATCAAAGTCTTGATTCTTAAGAATGATGCAATTGATTTATTAGTGCTGCGTACAAAGTAAGCTTGTTTTAAGGCTAAATACAATGCTTAATGATATTACCTCTTCATGGTTCTTCTTCAGGTAGGCCAGCTCCTCCTTCAAGTTCTCTATCTGCATCTCCAGATCAGTTCTAGCCAGGGTCAGTTCATCCAACACTCTGCGCAATCCATTAATGTCAGCTTCCACACTCTGGCGAAGGGCAAGCTCATTCTCAAACCTCAAAGAAAAGAAGTCTGGTTACTATTTGATTACCGATAATAATCTGCAGATCACTaattgtggaggggggggggggggggactaaactATATGTTCACAAATCATAAAGTGTAAACAACAATAACAGTATGTTTAGCACTTACTGAATTATTGTCTTCAGGTTCCCCACCTAGTTATTTAACTTGTACAGTAACTAGTGAACATTATTGTTGTGACATTCATTTGAAGTAGTTACAAAATAACCCTACACACTACAGATGGgtacacggttatcttgactagtttgctgcgcctaggcacaacatggtttattaacataaacccttgttCTCAGcttcaatacaatacagagaacaatacagcaggggattaagggggtcattccgacccgtttgcacgcagcggtttatcgctgcggtgtgaatgggtgcggaatgcgcatgcacggcggccgcagctaaagaagaaagcggtcgctggacggaccgcaaagaagattgacaggaagagggcagtgCAGGGCGGATTTGGAccgtttggagcagttttcggagagtggtaagtaaaacgctgGCATGCCCAGGTGAACGGAGGCCGGAGGAGTGACGtccaagccgagcccatcatcgctggatccatcgcacagggtaagtaggtatatgcCGAGCCTTGTTTTGAGTGAatttttttttgcttagcagggctgcacaagcgaatgcagccctgctaagctaaaatacactcccccataggtgtggactattgatcgcagcagcagcaactcggaatgaccacctaagtcattacagcaagggattaagtccgactgcccagtctcaattattcctattaaaggtcaagataagcatggacacatctgtattttagtATTAGTTAGTAGTTATTTTTGGGGCCGGCATTCTGCggctgggatcccagccgccgaTCATGCGGACCTAACCTGTACAAAGGAAGCACATAGTGCTCGGTAGACTTAACTCGTACAAGTCATTAACTATCAACAGACCAGCTTTAGGCTTATCGTGGCTCCCCAACTGACTGCTaacatcaattatatatatatatatatatatatatatatatatatatatatatatatatatatagtgaaaatattTTTCTTTTATGGGCTGTACTTTTAACTTATAACTGATAATACTGATTAAGAACTATTATTACGCCTTTTTACAAAGTAAAATAAAAAGTCACATATTGACATAGAAAACACTGCTCTGTTATTCCAGCAGTTTACAGCCAGGTGTGGCCATTATTAAATGCTTTATAACACCACTAGGACACCTGCCAAAATCCCAAGCACGCACAATAGGTGCTAGTTGGTTATCCATCCAGAACGCAGAGTATTATGTGCGGAAACAGCACAGACTTTGCTCTGTCATTGTATACAGATGAAGGACTCAGGTATAACTTGGACTTGTACCAGCATGGCCATATTGACAATGGGTTATGCTGTACCCAGGACTTTTTGTTCAGTCATAAGGGAAACAATGTGTATAGCAGGGTTTATTTACCCAGCATCCTTTGATGGGAGACGTGGGTGTAATGTGAGTCATATTAAGAAATACTGTAATTGCACAGCCTGTGTGGCTGTTTACTGATTATCTTTTAATCAACAGTGAACAATCCCTTCCTGGTCATGGAAAAATACATTAAAGAGACAAATAGCTAAAATGCAATAGCCTACGTGTTGAACAAATGGTGAGATGATGTTGATTTAGCTGCGAAATTTAACTCTACAGCATTTTTAAAAAGTCAAAGCCATttgcagctcgcaggctattacatttggcccaaaatGCAAAAGTCATGTGTAAAGCTTCCCTGTATTAGGGCCACACCCTGCCTGCTCATAATATGCCATCCATACAAGCGTTATCACAATATCATATACTAAAGATCAATGTACATGTATTTTAGGCTTTATTTAATTCATTTACAGAGGTTGGCACAGACATGTCTCAGGAAATTTCAGATAGAATAATTCATTGTCATTTTATACATTACTATAACTATACTAATAGCATGGTTAGAATTTATAAAGAGCATTATCTTTAATGAGAATGAATTAAATTAAATTACTGCAGGCAACTGATCaggggctaattgatcccccagggctatccaattagccccaaaagcAGCCTAACgccagcacttattggggatttttttGGGGACCCGCTGAGGTCCCAAAACAAAATCCCTGTTAATTGCCTTGTTTTCGCGATCACGAAAATATAAAATTTTTGCCTGAAAATTGGATATTTTTCTGGAGGAAAACAggctacaattgaattgcccccccccccccccccccccaaaaaaaaaaatcaggcaaAAAATCATGGTAAAAGCCTGTTTATATCTCCCAAAACAATTTCGGGGTTAATTCAATTCCCCTAATGCAGTATGAGCATTTAACCATTTTAACCAAGTttgtcctatataataaaaggctaacgctgctcctcacctttttttggggggggattcaagtgttttgtgctccagtggccactagatggtaCCCGGCGGAAAAATTCAAGTGTAACTCTTTTCGCTTACACACAGCCACTGGCGCCGACGTTACTGTTATGTTGTCCATCATTTTGACCAGCTGTTAACACTagttatatataatacacatactgtatctaCACTGATACCAAGACAGACGTTATAATTAATTATACATTATTTGTATAGAATAAATTAGAATTAAAAAGTTGTTCAAGTCATGTAGCCAAAGAGGGTTCACTACTCACTTTGTTCTGAAGTCATCTGCTGCCAGCCTGGCATTGTCTACCTGCAGGACAACTTTGGAATTGTCGATAGTAGCAGCAAGAATCTGAAAGGCAGGAAATGTCACATTATTTAATTCATTTTCACTCTCTCCAACAGGAAACCCcccctcatcctcatctacacatgTTTTAATAACAAAGACCTTGAACAGAACATACAAAATTATATTATTGAGATGGTTTCTGGATATGCCACACCCAGATGATAAATGACTATGGGGCACAAGTGTTGTTTACAATGTAAGTGGATGTTTACTAGTCAGATGGGATACCTCAGTCTCTAAATTAGTGATTAAGGTTTATAAAGgtttgatagcaaaccaaaaaagtaagcaattgggcaaaaccatgttgcactgcaggtgggagagatgtaacatgtgcagagagagagagatttagattttggtgggttatattgtttctgtgcagggtaaatactggctgcaatttaaatttcagtttgaacacaccccacccaaatctaattctctctgcacatgttatatctgcccccctgcagtgcaacatggttttgcctaattgctaacttttttggtttgctaacaaacctgactaAGGCCCATAGTATTTAGTGACAGTAGTATCACATTAGCATTAGAGAGTGTGtttagtagttttgggtcaccttgATACAGAGATGATCTCAAGGCCTCAGGTTTGTATTATAAACACTCGGTAAACAATATGAAGCATTAACATGTGCAGATCCAGTCATCCCTGTTTCCCAATTTCTCAAGGTCTGGGATTTTCACTGAAAAGCTTGTGCACACAGGGACAAGCCTCCCAGTG
Proteins encoded in this region:
- the LOC135055592 gene encoding keratin, type I cytoskeletal 19-like, whose protein sequence is MSYSVRQSTTSSSFRGLGSGIGGGAGRVSFKAPSVHGGYGGQGVSVSSARYVSSGFGGGLGGGSSGYSSSFGSGGGYGGGYSVNVSGDALLTGNEKETMQNLNDRLASYLDKVRSLETANADLEVKIRDWYEKQGPRPGRDYSHYFKTIEDLRDKILAATIDNSKVVLQVDNARLAADDFRTKFENELALRQSVEADINGLRRVLDELTLARTDLEMQIENLKEELAYLKKNHEEEINALRGQTGGQVSVEVDSAPGVDMSKILADMRDRYELMAEKNRKDAEAWFFTKTEELNKEVATHTELIQTSKTEITDLRRTLQGLEIELQSQLSMKSSLEGTLSETEARFGAQLSQIQALIGSYEAQLGDLRSDMERQNHEYKMLMDIKTRLEHEIATYRQLLEGHDAQIVGGTTKDVKIERK